The stretch of DNA CGGCGCTGTTCCAGCGAGTCCTAGGCACCCCTAGCACCCCTAGCACCCCAGGCACCCCAGGCACCCCAGGCACCCTAGGTACCGGCGCCACCTCGCTGTATTTCCCGTCGCTCGTGCGCGCCGCCTTGATTACTCTGGCGTTGTCTTGCCTGGCCATGGCATTGGCCGTCGCGTCTGGGTCGCTCATTGCCATTGGCCGCGTCTACGGCGATCCCGTCACGCGGGTGGTGCTGACGGCCTACGTCGAAGTGATGCGCGGCACGCCGGTGTTGCTGCAACTGTTCGTGATCTACTACGGCCTCGCGGCGGTGATTCGCCTGCCCGCCTTCATGGCGGCGCTAGTGGGCCTTGGGCTGAATTACGCCGCCTACGAGAGCGAGATCTACCGCAGCGCGCTCGAGGCCGTGCCGCGCGGGCAACTGGATGCCGCGCGCATCCTCGGGTTCTCGAACCTCCAGGCCTTGCGCCTGATCCGCGCGCCGCAGGCGTTCCGGCTCGCGCTGGCGCCCATGACCAACGACTTCGTCGCGCTGCTCAAGGACTCCTCACTGGTTTCGGTGATTACCGTCGTCGAGCTGACCAAGCAGACGCAGATCTTTGCGACCAACATCGGCAGCTGGGTAGTGCCCGGTCTGCTGTGCGCGGCGATGTACCTGGTGATGTCGCTGCCGCTTGGCTACCTCGCGCGCCGGCTGGAAGAGCGGTGGAGGATGCCCACGCCATGACCACCACCCTGACCGTGCGCGGACTGCGATTGACCCGCGGCCCCCGCGAGATTCTGCGCGGCGTCGATCTCCAGGCCGCGGCCGGCGAGGTCGTGGCGCTGATGGGCCTTTCCGGATCCGGCAAGACCACGATCCTGCGCGTGATTGCGGGCCTCGAGCCGCCGGACGCGGGCGACATCACGGCGGCCAAGGTGGGGATGGTGTTCCAGTTTCACTACCTGTTCGAGCACCTGTCGGCGATCGACAACGTGACGCTCGCGCCGATTCACGTCGTGGGGCAGTCCCTCGCGGATGCCCGCGTGCGCGCGCAGGCCCTGCTCGATCAACTCGGCGTCGGCCATCGTGCCGGCGCGCTGCCGCGCGAGCTGTCGGGCGGGGAAGCGCAGCGCGTCGCCATTGCCCGCGCCCTGGCGGTGGACCCACCGCTGCTGTTGCTGGACGAACCGACGGCGTCCCTCGACCCGGCCCGCAGGCACGACCTCGGGGACGCCTTGCGCGCGCTGGCGGCGACGGGCCGCGCCCTGGTGATGACCTCGCATGACGACGACTTCGTGCGGGAGCACGCCACACGCGTGGTGGTGCTGGCCGACGGCGCGGTGGTGGAGGAGGGGGACCCGAGGGAGGTGCTGAGCCGCCCGCAGCATGCGGCGACGCGAGAACTATTGCAGGTGGAGCGCGCGACGAGGAGGTGACTGCCGTTCATGGCCCGCCATGAGCGAGCCTATCGACCCGCCCAGGTGGGTCGATAGGCGAGTCGAATGGTGAGCCGGGTGGGGATCGAACCCACGACCACCTGATTAAAAGTCAGATGCTCTACCACTGAGCTACCGGCCCGAATCTCCCATTGTACACTGCGAGGAATCATGAACCCTCACCTGCAGTCGTGCCTCGACGTCATTCTCGACGCCACCTCCGGCATCACGCCCGAATCCGCCACCAGGCGCACGGGCGACCGCTGGTCAGTCGTGGAGATCGTGGAGCACCTCCAGCGCACGTACTCAGGTACGGCCAAGGGGTTCGAACGCTGCCTGGAGAAGAACGCGCCGCTGGCGACCGGCGCCACGTTCAAGCAGACGCTGCAGGCCTTTGTCATCATCAACCTCGGTTACTTTCCGGGAGGCCGCAAGGCGCCCAGGCATGTCGTGCCGACCGGCACCATCGCCTTGCCTGACGTGATCGAGGGCGTGAAGAAGGACCTGGCCTGGCTGGATGAGGCGACCGGGCGTGTGCGGAAGGCGTTTGGGCCGGTGAAGGTGCTGAATCACCCCGTGATCGGCGCCTTGACGGTGGACCAGTGGGCCCGGTTTCACCTGGTCCATACCAGGCACCACGAGAAGCAGATACGGGCCCGGCGCTGAATGATTCGGCCGGATGTCGCCTCAGTCCGCTAAACGCACATGGCGGACTGCGGTGTCCTACCAGTCAGCCCTAGCGTTCCCGGTGTTCTGGGACGATAATTTCACCGTGGTTAGAGAAGTGTCCCCCGTCGTCCTGGTTGTAGAAGACGACAGCGCCGTGCGCCAGCCGCTGGTGAAGTTCCTGCAAATGCGGCAGTACACCGTCGTCACGGCCGAAACCGCCGACGAAGGCCTGGACGCCATCAAGACCCATCGCCCGGCCGCCGCCATCATCGACCTGCGGCTGCGGCGCGGCTCCGGCCGCGAAGTGGTGGTCTCGATTCCGCCCGGCGTGCCGGTGATCATCTTCTCCGGACTCCGCTCCGAATCCGCCGACCTCGAAACGCTCCGCCCGAACACGCGGCTGGTCGAAAAGCCGTACTCGCTGGTAATGCTGATGGACACGCTCGAGGACATGCTCGAGGAGTCGCGCGGCAATCAGAGCGGCTTCGGCCGCATCGCCGCGTCGTAGTCCGGCTCGGACGCTTGTCGCCAGAAGGGCGGCACTTTAGTGCCGCCTTTTTCAGTTACAGGATATTCTTGCCCAGTGCGGAGAGCGCGAGCTCCGTACCGAACTCCGCCGTCGTATTTCTGATGTCCAGCGCCGGGTTCACCTCGACCAGGTCGAGCGACGTCATCTTGCCGGACTAGGCAATCATCTCCATCACCATGTGCGCCTCGCGGTAGCTGAGGCCTCCCTTGACCGGCGTTCCCACGCCGGGCGCCACCGTGGGATCGCACGCGTCGAGGTCGTAGGAGACGTGGAACCCACCGGTACCGCTGGTGGCGAGCGCGATCGCGCGATCCATCACCTCCGCGATGCCGAGGCGATCGATCTCCTTCATGGTGAAGACGTGCACGTTCGAGGCGCGCACGATTTCCTTTTCGCGATCGTCGAGATTGCGGATGCCCACGAGCACGGTGTGCTTCGCCTGCACCACCGGCGTGTCGCCGGCGAAGTGCCCGAGCTCCGACGGCTCGCTGCCGAGCAGCGCGGCGAGCGGCATGCCGTGCACGTTGCCCGAGCCGGTGGAGTCGGGGCTGTTCATGTCGCCGTGTGCATCCACCCAGATCAGGCCGAGCGGCTTGCCCTGCTTGCGCATCTGCGCGGATGCGGCGGCCGCCGATCCGGTCGCCAGGCTGTGATCACCGCCGAGCGCGATGGGCGTGGCGCCCTCGTCCATCGATGCCATCGTCGCCTGGAACAAGCGCTGGCACACCTTGGCGATCTCTTTCACGTAGCGCTTGCGCGGATCGCCGGCGCCCTTGGCCTCGGGAATGGGGGAGGGCACGTCGCCCTTGTCGGTGACCGACAGGCCGAGCGCCGCGAGCTGTTCGCCGATGCCGGCAATGCGGAACGCCGACGGCCCCATGTCGGTGCCGCGGCGATTGCCGCCAAGGTCCAGCGGCACGCCGATGATGTGAACAGCCCTCATCTCAAGCCTCGAGCCCGCAGCCTATCGCTTCTTGTACGTCATCGAAATCCCCTCGAAGCCGGGCGACACCGTGATGGTGAGCGCCTGCGGATGGGTCTCGATGGCCGTCAGAAAATCGAGCATGTCGTTCTTCTTGTTGATCACGTTGTGCGCCAGGAACAGCCCGCCCGGCGTCACCCGCGGAAACACCATTTCGAAGTACTTCTTGTAGTCCGGCTTCCAGGCGTCCAGGAACACCAGGTCGAACTGGCCCGTCACCTTGGGGATCTCCTTGAACGCATCCCCCGAAATCACCTGGACGATGTCGGACAGGCCGGCACGCCGGATGTTGGCGGTGGCTTCCTTGGCCCGGACCGGGTCGTACTCGATCGTCACCAGCTTTCCGCCGGTCTGGCGCAGGCCGAGGCCTATCCAGATGGCGCTGTAGCCGCTGGCGGCGCCGATTTCCAGGACCTGCCTGGCCCCGATCGCGCCGACCAGCACCCTCAGGAAGCGCCCGTCCTCTTCCGACACGGCCAGTTGGCCCTTGTCGGCGGCGCGGATGCCGGCCAGCAGCTTGGCCAGGGCGGGGTCAACGGCCGGGGCGGCGGGCCTGGGGGCTTGTTTGCCTGCCGGCCTGTCCGGTGAAGCCTGGGCGAAGGCGGCCGCCTGGCCGGTCAACATAAAGGCTAAGAGAATGGTCATTCCACGAAGAAACATCCCTCCATTCTAGCCGGGCGCCCCGGGGGCGCGTGTTATAGTGCCGTGACTTTTACGAACCCCTTCCGGAGGTTCTAATGGAGCGTATGAGCGATTGTCCAGGGATCGGCCACCAAGCTCGTCGACGCTTTCTGGGCCGTTCCGTAGGAACGGCCCCTTTGCATAACGAACGGACGGTTCAGTAGTGAGCCCGATTCTCACCCGCCCGGTCCGCGAGCAACTCGAACATGATCGAGTGATTCGCCTGCTGCAGGCCCGTTACAAGCGCAAGAACGAAGTCATCATGAATCCCGGCGCCGAGCAGAACCAGTCGGTGACGGTCGAGAACCTCGTCGTGTTTCCGGATCTGCTCCTCTTCGCGGAGGGCGGCAAGAAGCTGCTGGGGACCATCGAGGTGGAAACCGGCGAATCCGTCAATGCCCTCGAGGCGCGGGCGGAATGGGGTGTCTTCTGTAAGTTGAAGGTACCAATGCACTTGTACGTCCCGCCCACGTCGGTGGACGCGGCCCGCCGACTCTGCACCGAATACAACATCCCGGTGGCCGAGATCTGGACCTTCCACGCCACGTTCGACCAGGTGCGGTTCACGATGATCCATCGCTCGCCGGACGCGCCGGTCGTCAAGGTCAGCGCACCCACGAAACAAGCCGCCAAGGCCAAACCGGCAGCCGTCAAACCGGCAGCCGTCAAACCGGTGGCCGCCAAGGTGGCCAAGCCGGTGGCGAAGGCCAAACCCGCCGTCAAGGCGAAGTCCAAGCCCGTGGCGAAGGCCAAGGCCAAGCCCGTAGCCAAGCCCGTCAAGGTCTCGAAACCTGCGCAGAAGGCGGCAAAGCCGGCCAAGTCCGCCAAGCCCGCGAAGAAGCGGCGTTAGGGCGGGTCCGTGCCATTCCTGCGCCTCACCCGCGACCGCCGCGGAACCGAGAACACCTTCCTGCTCCACGCCGATCGCCCCGGCGATCGGCCGAGGCTCTTGTACTGGTATCGCACCGCGCCCGGCATCGTGCTGGGCCGCGCCGCGCTGGACGAAGACGCCATTCGCACCATTGAAGAGCAGCATCCCGAGATCGACTTCGACTGGCCCGCCATCCTCGCGCTGAGCGAGGCGATGATGCACGAAGACGAGGCGGCCGCCCGGCCGTCGCCAGCCGGCCGCAGGCAGCCGCGGCGCGACCAGCCGCGCGAGGCGCAGCCGCGGCGGCGCCAGGACGCGCCCCCCGAGTCGCCGGCCCCCGATACGGCGGCCTACGCGCCCGACGACGCCACGAGTGAGCCCGCGCTCGAGGCGCAGGCCGAGCAGATGGTCGAGGAAATGGCGGCTGGTGCCGGCGCTCAGGACGAAGCGCCGCCCGCGCCGCGTCACACGTATGGGCTGCTCGAGGAGCTGGTGGGCCGGGAGATCGCTACCCGGTTGCGGGCCCGCCATTCCGAGATCGCGGCGCGCATTCACGAGCGTCACGCCGACCCGCTGGAACGCGAGCGCTGGATGGCGCGCGCCGCGGCGCTCGACCCCGACACGTGGCTCACGCCGGAAGCCATTCTCGACGGGGTGCGCCAGACCGACGCGCACTTTGAAAAGCTCCGCCAGGAGCTGTTGGCCTAGCGCTCCCGCGAAAACCGGGATTCGATGGCGTCGATTTTAGCGAGGCGCGCCAGGTGCCGCTCTTCACTCGAGAAGCTGGCCGCCAGGAACGTATCGGCCAGCAGGCGGGCCAGCGCCGGCCCAATCACCCGCGACCCCAGGCACAAGACGTTCAGATCATCGTGCTCGACGGCCTGGCGCGCGGTGTAGGCGTCGTGGCACACCGCGGCGCGCACGCCGGGGAACTTGCACGCCGCCACCGCCGCGCCGGCGCCGCTGCCGCAAATCAACAGGCCGCGATCGGCCTGCCCGTTGCGGATGGCCTGCGCCACGGCTTCGGCGATATCGGGGTAGTCCACGGGCGCAGTCGAGTGCGTGCCCAGGTCGGTAATCTCATGGCCGCCCTGGGCCAGGTAACCGGCGAGGTCCCGCTTCATCTCGAAACCGGCGTGATCGGCTCCAATGGCAATGCGCATCGTCGTTCTAGCTTATTCGAACCTGGTCCGTTGGCCTGACCGGCTAATCCGGCGCCCAACCCGTCTTATACTGTCAGGATGACGACGGCAAGCCTTCGCTTCGCAGGAGTGGCCGTGCTGGCCTTGACGACGGGCCTCGGCGCGCAGTCGCCGGCACCACAGAAGCCGGCGGCGCCGCCACCGGCCCCGGCCGGACAGCCCCAGTTCCGCGTGGCCATCGACTACGTCAGCACGGACGCGATCGTGCGCAATGCGCAGGATCAGTTCGTGGCGGATCTCACGAAGGGCGACTTCGAGATCTACGAAGACGGCGTCAAGCAGGAGATTACCGGCCTCACGCTCGTGCATGGCGGCCGTGTGCACAACCTGGCGGCGCCGCCCGCGCCGGTGGCGCAGGAAGGCATCATCCTGCCGCCGTCGCGTCCCAAGAACGACACCGCCGGCCGCATCTTCCTGATCATCGTCGACGACCTGCACCTGGACTTCCGCAACACGGGGCGGATTCGCGACTTGTTCAAGAAGATCTCGAAGACCCTCGTCCACGAAGGCGACATGTTCTCCATCGTCTCGACGGGCCCCTCGTCGCTGGCGATCGACCCGACCTACGACCGCAAGATCCTGGACGAGGCGATCAAGAAGATCACCGGCAGCGGCCTCAAGCCGTCCGACATCATCCAGGGCGCGGAAGGGTCGGATGGCCCGAGCGAAGTCCGCTATCGCGCGCACGTCGCGTTCTCGACCGCCTACGACATGCTGTCGCAGATGGAGAAGATCAACAACCGCCGCAAGGCGGTGATCTGGGTGAGCAACGGCTACGACTTCAACCCGTTCTCGGAATCGCGGCTTGGTGAAGACCCGGTGTTTGGCGGCCGCTTCGGGCAGACGCGGGAAGAAGGCCGGGAGCAGCAGGGGCAGTTCAGCGGGCAGCAGTTTGCCGATGCCGACCTGGCGCGCGAGCTGGCCGAAGTGACGCGCACGGCCAACCGCGCCAACGCGACGCTCTACACCATCGACCCACGCGGCCTGGTGGCCGGCGCCGACCTCGACGAGCAACTGGATCCGGTGGAGTACGGGGAGTACGTGCGCAAGTCGCAAGACAGCCTGCGCGTACTGGCGGAAGAAACCGGCGGCATCGCCGTGGTGAACCAGAACAACTTCGACAAGGCGCTCAAGCGCATCGACGCCGAGACCAGCGACTACTACGTGCTCGGGTATTCATCCACCAACCCCGACCCGCTCAAGCGCACGCGCAAGATCGAGCTCAAGCTGGTGAACAAGCCGGGGCTTAACGTGTGGTCGCGGACGTCGTATTCGCTCCGCCAGCAGCCGAAAGCGAAGTAACCGGCGCGACCGCGATCGATTCCTGGATGCGCTCCCGCAGCCACACCACCGGCTGGGGATGCAGGCGAACGAAGGCCTGCCACTCTTTTTCGTTCAGGACGATGGAGATGACACGTTCGCGGCTGATTTCCATTGCGGGCCTCACTTCAGGGACGGAGAATGGACCCATCCTAGCGACCGCTCTCACACCACGAAAATAGAATGATCGAATCGGAATCATCCAATTCGATCATGGTGCCAGTTTCAACTTCGGCCGGACCCGCTCGAAGGCCTTGATGACTTCCTGCACGGCGCGGGGCGTCCGGCTCATCTTCGGGTAGATCCAGCCGGTTTCGCGGACCAGCGACCGGCCCTCAATGCGGGCGCAGAACAGCTGGCCGCTGGTCACGTCACGCGCCACCGCCTGGTAGGGGATGATCGTGATGCCGATGCCGTTGCGGACCAGCGCCTTGATGATCTCGACGTTTTCCGTCTCCATGACAATCTGCGGCTCGACCTTGGCGGCCATGAAGAATTCGTCGATGGCGCGGCGGGTATTCGAGCCCGACTCGAACAGCACGAACGGCTGGCGGTAGAGGTCCTGCGGCAGCACCTTGCGCTTCTTCGCCAGCGGGTGCTTGGGCCCGGTCACCACCAGCAATTCTTCCTGCAGGACGGGCACCGTGACCAGGTCGGGCTGATCGACCGGCAGGGTGAGCAGGGCCAGGTCGCCGGCGCCGGAACGCAGCCGCGCCAGGCACTGCTCGGAACTGCCCGACATCAGCTTCAGCTCGATCTCCGGGTGCTGCCGCCTGAGCTCGGTCAGCAGGGGCGGGAACACGTACAGGCACACCGTCATGCCGCCGAGCAGCCGGACGGTGCCGCGCAGCGACTCCTGGCTGTCGGTGATGCCGGCAGTCGTGTCCTTGAGATCCTGGAACACGCGATGGCTCAGCTGCAGCAGCGACTCGCCGGCCGGCGTGATGCGAATGCGGCGTCCCACGCGGAGGAACACCGGCTCTTTCAGTTCGTCTTCGAGCAGCAGAATCTGCCGGCTGATGGCCGACTGCGAGACGTGCAGCTTATGCCCCGCGGCCGTGAAGGAACCAGTTTCCGCAATGGCTCGTATGATTTCTAGTTGTCGAAGGTCCACTAATCACTCCCGGACTGCATGTGAGCATATATCTCCGGCAGAGATGGATTCAAGGGGAACTATGGGGCGCGCTTGTTGAGAGCGGCCTCCGCCCGAGCTACCGCCTCGGCGAGGTAGTGCTCGTCGAGCTCGATCCCGACGAAGTTCACCCCAAGCTGCGCGCATGCAACGGCGCTGCTCCCCAGTCCCAGGAATGGATCGACCGCGAGGCCGACCCGCGACAGGCCGTGGAGCTTCAGGCAGTAAGCCGGCAGCCGCCAGGGGAACGTGGCCGGGTGCGGCCGTTCCTTGTCGCGGCTCTGGATGGTGTCGTAGGGCAGGAACCAGGTGTTGCCGCGGCAGCGCAGCCCCGAACCCGCCCCTTGCCACCGCGTCACGTTCGAGGCGTCCTGGTACTTGACGCCCACCGCCCGCCGATCGAGCGGCGTGCGGCCGGTGGGGCTGAAGTGGAAGACGAACTCGTGACAGTCGTTGAGGAAGCGCTCGCTGTTGATCGGCTTGTAGTGGCCCACGGCGAGGTCGTCGGCCAGGCCGGAGCGCGCCCCGGCGAGGGACTTCTCGATGGCGATGGACTTCACCCAATGCAGGATGTTCTGGAGTTCCAGGTGTGGGCGAACCGCCTGCGCGACATCAAGGGCCGTCCACGGGTCCTTGGGTTTGGCGCCCACATTCAGAAAGAGGGAGCCGTGCTGGGCCAGCACCCGCTTCACGGCCTGGATCCACGCGCCCGTCCACGCCAGATATTCCGACCGCGGCTGCCCATCGTCGTAGGAGCGATACCGGATGCCGAGGTTATAGGGCGGGGAGGTCACGACCGCGCCGACGGAGGCGGGCGGGAGCCGGCCGAGGAGGTCGAGGGAGTCGCCGTGGTAAAAGCGCAGCCGCTGGCGTCCGCGGCGCAGGTCGGCAAAGGGTTTTGGCAGGCGAGGGGGCACGTCGGTACGATTGTACCGTGGCCGTACGGCCGGTTGCCGGACCTTACGACGCTCGTGCTGTCAGCGCGGTCCCGACGACGGCCGCGAAGCGCTCGCGTTCGGCCGACACGGTGTGGTTCCGACGGTGCGCATGGCTTTCACACCCCACGCCCTTTTCTTCCACGTAAGTGACCTCGCGCGTGCTTGCCACGTCCCGGTATCGACCGACTACGCAGCCACACGACAGCGTCGAGAATCCCAGAATACGAACGACGCTCATCGAATTGCTCCCCCCGAATCAATCTCTTAGCAAAGCGCGTGCCGGAGCCTGATCTGCGGATCTACCGAGTGAAAAGCCGATGGCGCTGCGGTACCGCTGCTCCGGTTCGTGGCACTTCTTACACAGTCGGTGGCTGCTTACACACACGCACGCACGCCAACACTACCCAAAAGGTATTCGGCGAACTTGGATCAAACTTCAGTGAATTGGATAGCGGTTATGGTTTGGATCGAACGGCGGCGAGGCCTTCGCGCGCGGTCTGCGACGTCGGATCGACCGTGAGCGCTTCGGCGAAGTAATGGAGGGCGCGCGCGCGGTTGCCGGCCTGGAACTCGAGAGTGGCGAGGTTGGTGTAGGTGCCGGACTCGCGCGGGTCGGCCTTGATCGACGCTTCGAAGGCGGTCCGGGCCGCGTCCCGCTGGCCCATGCTGGCCAGGCAGGCGCCCATCAGGTTGTGCGCCTTGGCGTGGGTCGGGTCCAGGGCCACCGCGTTGCGGGCCGCTTGAAGCGCCAGATCGAGACGGTCCTGCATGAAGAACAGCGAGCCGGCGTAGTAGTGCGACCACACGTTTTTCGGGGCTTGCGCGACCAGGCGGGCGGCGACCGGCTCGAGCCGCTGGGCATCGCCGATATCCGAGAGTATCGAGGCCAGTTGCTCGAGTGCCGGGACATCGCCCGGGTTCGACTGGAGGATGCTGAAGGGGATTCGCGCTGCCTCATCGACGGCGCCCTGAGACGCCAGCACGCGCGACAGGGCGAGCCTGGCCGCCGTGTGGGCGGGATCCGACGCCAGGTTGGTCAGCAGCGCCCGGGCCTCGTCGATCCGGGTCAGGGCCGCCGCCGACCGGATGAGCCCATCAAGGGCGACCGCATCGTTGGGGTCGGCTTCGATCGCCTTCTTGAAATCGTCGTAAGCCGGCCGGTACGCATCTGACTTGAGGAACATCGATCCGCGATTGCGCCAATCTGCCCCCGCGGCGCCGGTCATGGCGGCGGTCACGGCGGCCGGTTTCGGACTGCGGCCCGCAAGCTCGCGCAAGGTCACGGCATTGTCGTCGCGTGACAGGCCAAAAATGTTCCGCGGGCCCGAAAACTCCAGCCGCGACTGGTCGTCGGTCTGCAGCGGCGCGCCGTTCGCCCAGGCCCTCAACGTATCGCCCTGGGCCACGAAGAGGGAGGTGACCGCAAACGGCTCCAACGCGCCGACCGAGGCGAGGTCCGCCGCGACGCCCGGCCGCTGCCAGGCGGCCGCGATGCCGGCCACCCGGTCATCCAGGGGACCGGTCGAGCCGACCAGCAGGACGTCGGCGTCGCCGACCAGCCACAGGGTGCCGTCGGGAAACACCGTCAGGAACGTGGCCACGATCGATTGCAGATCGTCGCGGCTGATGTCATAGGTATGCGCCCACTGGCACAGGATGCCGCCCGGCGCCAGCCGCGCCTTGGCCCCCTCGAAGAACTCCCGCGTGAACAGCGACGCGATGCCGGCCATCCACGGATTCGACGGCTCCGACACGATCACGTCGTAGCTTTCCCGTCCGAGCATCAAGTGCGTGCGGCCGTCGCCGACGATGACCCGGGTCCGCGGGTCCGCCAGGGCGCGGTGATTCTCAGTTTCAAAGAACCGGGAGGCGTCCACCACTTCAGGTGAAATCTCGAGGACGGTTGCCGATTCGAGCGGATGCGTGAGCGCCGAGCCGAGCGTGACGCCGCTGCCCAGGCCGAGAATGGCCGCGCGCTTCGGCGCCGGGTGAAGCAGCAGCGGGACATGGGCGAGCAGCCGCTGCGTCAGCATGTCGCCGGCATTCGACGCATCGACCTTGCCGTCGATGGCGAGCGACACGGTTCCGGCGAGGCGGCGCACCGCCACGGTGCCGGTCGCGCCTTCACGGTATGAGAGCAGCTCACCGGCGGCGAGCGCGGTCTCGAGGCTGGGTCCCCGCATGGCCGCGGCGTACTTGTAGGCGCCGCTCGACAGGAGGAGCTGATCCCATTGGGGCAACGCGAACCCGGCCGCCAACACGACCGCGGCGAGCCCGAAGCCGACCATGCGGCCGCGGACGCGTCCGGCGGTCAGGAGGATGGCCAGCGCGCTCAGGCCGACCACCGCGGCCACGGCGCGGATGGTCAGGTGCAACCCGATTTGCGGCACCAGCACGAACCCGGACAGCAGCGCGCCGGCGATGGCACCCACGGTGTTGACCGCGTAGATGCGTCCGAGATTCTCCGTGATCGATTCATCGCGACCCGCGGCCAGGGCCACGGCAAACGGGAACGCCGCGCCGAATGCGATCGTCATGGGCAGCAGCAGGCCGGTGACCAGCAGAATTTCGCGCGCCAGCACGTCGCCAAACTGGAACTCCGGCGTCGCGACGACCTGGGCGATGGCGAGCAGCGCCCAATCCACCAGTGAGGCCGCGGCCAGGGCGAGGCCAACGCTCACCAGCATGCACACCGCGAGGCCGACGGCCGCGCTGCGCACGCGCGACACCAGCCGCGCGCCAACCGCGGCTCCCGCCGCCAGGCCGACGATGAAGATCGCGACCACGATGCTGAAGGCGTAAGTGGTGGGGCCCAGGATCTGGACGAGCAGGCGCGTCCACACCACTTGCAGCGTGAGTGACGCGAAGCCCGAGGCGCCCAGGGCCAACGCCGCCATCCACGGGCTGCCGTCGAGGGACGTGCGGAGAGCGGACGCTTTGGCGTCCGCTTTCATGCCAGACGCCGTGAGGCGGGGACTCAAGTCCCCGCCCTCCGAACGATCGCGTGACGGCGCTGCGCTCCGCGCAATGGCGAATGCGCCAACGGCCGCGGTGATGTTCAGGATGACGGCCACGTACGTCGAGCCGCTGAGGCCGAGCCAGGGGACGAGGACGAACCCTGCCAGCACCGCGCCCGCGGCGGCGCCCAGCGTGTTGGCGGCGTAGAGGCCGCCGGCGTCCTGCGCGGCGCTGGCCGCCGCCCGTACCATCCACCGCGAGGCAATGGGAAAGGTTGCGCCCATCGCTGCGGCCGGGATCGCCAGCAGCAGGACGCTGGTGCCGAGCCGCAGCAGGGCGAAGGCGGCTCCGCCGTCGCCATCCGCATACGCCGTGACCAGCAGTGGACGAACCGCGCTGAGCGCAAATGGCAGGAGGAGCGCCAGCACACCGATGGCCAGCTCGAGTCCGGCGTATACCGTCAGGGCGCGTTCCGGCGCGAGGCGTCCACCCTTGCGGCCCGCCACGGCGGCGCCCACGGCCAGGCCGCCCATGAATGCCGCCAGGACGGTGCTGGCCGCGGCAATGCCGTGGCCCATCTGCAGTGTGAGCAGCCGCGTCCAGACGACTTCGTAAATGAGGGCCGCGGCGCCGGACACCGCGAACAAGATCAGGAACGGGCCACGCCGCATTGCAGACAGAGTATCAGAAGGGCGCGCGCCTCACGGGCGCGCGTGGGGCGCGCCGCTCCGCGCCTCGTAGGGCTCGGTGCTTCGCACCTCGTGGGGCTCGGCCTCTTCGAGGCCTCGTGGGGTGAGCCCCAGGAGCGCGCATGAGCGCGCGACCCCCACGAGCGGCGAAGCCGCGAGCCCTACCGGCCGCTTGCGGCCGGCCTATACAGCGTCAAGTGCTGATCGCGCTGCACCTCCTCGAGGTCCCATGCGTCGATCACGGCGTCGGCTGATTTCTCGGACACGAATCGCCGATCGATGACGACGTAGCCCAGGCGGGTGCCGGAAACGAACCGCGTGCCGCGCGCGAAGAGGGTGGACAGATCCTCCGTCGTGAGCGGAGTCGGTTGGCTCATCTTCATCAGGATGGCCAGCGTCGGATGATCGGCGCTCAGCCGTTCGACGCGACGCGGGGAAATGCGGGAGAGGTAGCCGCCGATCAGCCGCTTCTCGTGGCGCGTCTGGTTGAACTGCGACCGCGGCCG from Vicinamibacterales bacterium encodes:
- a CDS encoding site-specific DNA-methyltransferase, which codes for MPPRLPKPFADLRRGRQRLRFYHGDSLDLLGRLPPASVGAVVTSPPYNLGIRYRSYDDGQPRSEYLAWTGAWIQAVKRVLAQHGSLFLNVGAKPKDPWTALDVAQAVRPHLELQNILHWVKSIAIEKSLAGARSGLADDLAVGHYKPINSERFLNDCHEFVFHFSPTGRTPLDRRAVGVKYQDASNVTRWQGAGSGLRCRGNTWFLPYDTIQSRDKERPHPATFPWRLPAYCLKLHGLSRVGLAVDPFLGLGSSAVACAQLGVNFVGIELDEHYLAEAVARAEAALNKRAP
- a CDS encoding fused MFS/spermidine synthase, with product MRRGPFLILFAVSGAAALIYEVVWTRLLTLQMGHGIAAASTVLAAFMGGLAVGAAVAGRKGGRLAPERALTVYAGLELAIGVLALLLPFALSAVRPLLVTAYADGDGGAAFALLRLGTSVLLLAIPAAAMGATFPIASRWMVRAAASAAQDAGGLYAANTLGAAAGAVLAGFVLVPWLGLSGSTYVAVILNITAAVGAFAIARSAAPSRDRSEGGDLSPRLTASGMKADAKASALRTSLDGSPWMAALALGASGFASLTLQVVWTRLLVQILGPTTYAFSIVVAIFIVGLAAGAAVGARLVSRVRSAAVGLAVCMLVSVGLALAAASLVDWALLAIAQVVATPEFQFGDVLAREILLVTGLLLPMTIAFGAAFPFAVALAAGRDESITENLGRIYAVNTVGAIAGALLSGFVLVPQIGLHLTIRAVAAVVGLSALAILLTAGRVRGRMVGFGLAAVVLAAGFALPQWDQLLLSSGAYKYAAAMRGPSLETALAAGELLSYREGATGTVAVRRLAGTVSLAIDGKVDASNAGDMLTQRLLAHVPLLLHPAPKRAAILGLGSGVTLGSALTHPLESATVLEISPEVVDASRFFETENHRALADPRTRVIVGDGRTHLMLGRESYDVIVSEPSNPWMAGIASLFTREFFEGAKARLAPGGILCQWAHTYDISRDDLQSIVATFLTVFPDGTLWLVGDADVLLVGSTGPLDDRVAGIAAAWQRPGVAADLASVGALEPFAVTSLFVAQGDTLRAWANGAPLQTDDQSRLEFSGPRNIFGLSRDDNAVTLRELAGRSPKPAAVTAAMTGAAGADWRNRGSMFLKSDAYRPAYDDFKKAIEADPNDAVALDGLIRSAAALTRIDEARALLTNLASDPAHTAARLALSRVLASQGAVDEAARIPFSILQSNPGDVPALEQLASILSDIGDAQRLEPVAARLVAQAPKNVWSHYYAGSLFFMQDRLDLALQAARNAVALDPTHAKAHNLMGACLASMGQRDAARTAFEASIKADPRESGTYTNLATLEFQAGNRARALHYFAEALTVDPTSQTAREGLAAVRSKP